The following proteins are encoded in a genomic region of Jaculus jaculus isolate mJacJac1 chromosome 13, mJacJac1.mat.Y.cur, whole genome shotgun sequence:
- the Slc25a1 gene encoding tricarboxylate transport protein, mitochondrial — MAAPRAPSALAAAAPASGKAKLTHPGKAILAGGLAGGIEICITFPTEYVKTQLQLDERSHPPRFRGIGDCVRQTVRSHGVLGLYRGLSSLLYGSIPKAAVRFGMFEFLSNHMRDAQGRLDSTRGLLCGLGAGVAEAVVVVCPMETVKVKFIHDQSSPNPKYRGFFHGVREIVREQGLKGTYQGLTATVLKQGSNQAIRFFVMTSLRNWYRGDNPNKPMNPLVTGVFGAIAGAASVFGNTPIDVIKTRMQGLEAHKYRNTLDCTLQILRKEGPKAFYKGTIPRLGRVCLDVAIVFVIYDEVVKILNKVWKTD; from the exons ATGGCCGCGCCGCGCGCCCCCAGCGCTCTGGCAGCAGCCGCGCCGGCGTCCGGGAAGGCCAAGCTGACGCACCCCGGCAAGGCCATCCTGGCAG GCGGCCTGGCTGGGGGCATTGAAATCTGCATCACCTTCCCCACCGAGTACGTGAAGACGCAGCTGCAGCTGGACGAGCGCTCGCACCCACCGCGCTTCCGAGGCATCG GAGACTGCGTGCGGCAGACGGTCCGCAGCCATGGCGTCCTGGGTCTGTACCGGGGCCTCAGCTCCTTGCTCTACGGCTCCATCCCCAAAGCGGCGGTGAG GTTCGGGATGTTCGAGTTCCTCAGCAACCACATGCGAGATGCCCAGGGCCGGCTGGACAGCACTCGAGGGCTGCTGTGCGGCCTGGGCGCTGGTGTGGCCGAGGCAGTGGTGGTGGTGTGCCCCATGGAGACTGTCAAG GTAAAGTTCATCCACGACCAGTCTTCCCCCAACCCCAAGTACCGGGGATTCTTCCATGGGGTTAGGGAGATTGTACGAGAACAAG GGCTGAAGGGAACATACCAAGGCCTCACAGCTACTGTGCTGAAGCAGGGTTCAAACCAAGCAATCCGCTTTTTTGTCATGACCTCCCTACGCAACTGGTACCGAG GGGACAATCCCAACAAGCCTATGAACCCCCTGGTCACAGGGGTCTTTGGAGCTATTGCGGGTGCAGCTAGTGTCTTTGGGAACACACCTATAGATGTGATCAAGACCCGAATGCAG GGCCTTGAGGCACACAAATACCGGAACACGTTAGACTGTACCTTGCAGATCCTGCGGAAAGAGGGGCCCAAGGC ATTCTACAAGGGCACTATTCCCCGCCTGGGCCGTGTCTGCCTGGATGTAGCCATCGTGTTTGTCATCTATGATGAGGTGGTGAAGATCCTCAACAAAGTGTGGAAGACAGACTGA